Proteins found in one Littorina saxatilis isolate snail1 unplaced genomic scaffold, US_GU_Lsax_2.0 scaffold_1393, whole genome shotgun sequence genomic segment:
- the LOC138955406 gene encoding uncharacterized protein isoform X2 translates to MLISHYANVVMKGLVSDKFLCMNPQTSELYNRSQVHSDCYIQEAVRNLSSYIVYSFKECRTPDKKKCYLGMYRNGTMRAGNQARQSQGTAQWLTVEVKPEDEKNAEDEKETIRKQGGWTAPTATPSPPTPRPVSEKEQRRKRVKRWCRNLSVIRKKPDKFVKRCKRNCDILQRMIADPERSMRHCLISLVRRRIRNKARKRGGQMLDDKTLKRKSRDQAQRLWPRREEIFRRLRHLRRCNLKHRRRPGQKKYSCTKKELRRHERKNTKKRRMRKISQSKSSTTPSGSSVSLGSRSTPRSRRRRLRHPRKRGGRERHKQEEGHVKSRHSETSARDRDAEKEFQSKSRLLTTLTPS, encoded by the exons ATGCTGATCTCTCACTACGCCAACGTCGTCATGAAAGGCTTAGTCAGCGACAAGTTCTTGTGCATGAATCCCCAGACGTCGGAGCTCTACAATAGG TCCCAGGTACACAGCGACTGCTACATCCAGGAGGCTGTCCGCAACCTCAGCAGCTACATCGTTTACAGCTTCAAGGAGTGTCGGACCCCGGACAAGAAGAAGTGCTACCTGGGCATGTACCGCAACGGCACCATGCGGGCAGGCAACCAGGCCCGGCAGTCTCAGGGCACCGCGCAGTGGCTCACCGTCGAGGTCAAGCCAGAGGACGAGAAGAACGCGGAAGACGAGAAGGAGACCATCAGGAAGCAAGGCGGGTGGACCGCCCCTACCGCCACCCCgagcccccccacccccagacCGGTCAGCGAGAAGGAGCAGCGACGCAAACGGGTGAAGCGGTGGTGCCGTAACCTCAGCGTCATTCGCAAGAAGCCGGACAAGTTCGTCAAGAGGTGTAAGCGGAACTGTGACATTCTCCAGCGCATGATAGCCGACCCCGAGCGGTCCATGCGACACTGCCTCATCAGTCTCGTCAGGAGACGAATCCGCAACAAGGCCCGGAAGCGCGGAGGGCAGATGCTGGATGACAAGACACTTAAGAGAAAGAGTCGCGATCAAGCACAGCGCCTGTGGCCTCGCCGAGAGGAGATCTTCCGGAGGCTACGACATTTACGGCGCTGCAACCTGAAACATCGACGGCGACCGGGGCAAAAAAAGTACTCGTGCACCAAAAAGGAACTTCGTCGTCAcgaaagaaaaaatacaaaaaaaagaaggatgAGAAAGATAAGCCAATCAAAATCATCGACGACCCCTTCCGGGTCATCGGTCTCCTTGGGGTCAAGGTCGACCCCAAGGTCGAGGAGACGTCGCTTAAGGCACCCGCGGAAAAGAGGTGGTAGAGAAAGACACAAGCAAGAGGAGGGACATGTGAAAAGCAGACACTCAGAAACAAGTGCGCGAGACAGAGATGCAGAGAAAGAGTTTCAATCAAAAAGTAGACTGTTAACTACATTGACTCCTAGCTGA
- the LOC138955406 gene encoding uncharacterized protein isoform X1, with the protein MLISHYANVVMKGLVSDKFLCMNPQTSELYNRVSTHLSQVHSDCYIQEAVRNLSSYIVYSFKECRTPDKKKCYLGMYRNGTMRAGNQARQSQGTAQWLTVEVKPEDEKNAEDEKETIRKQGGWTAPTATPSPPTPRPVSEKEQRRKRVKRWCRNLSVIRKKPDKFVKRCKRNCDILQRMIADPERSMRHCLISLVRRRIRNKARKRGGQMLDDKTLKRKSRDQAQRLWPRREEIFRRLRHLRRCNLKHRRRPGQKKYSCTKKELRRHERKNTKKRRMRKISQSKSSTTPSGSSVSLGSRSTPRSRRRRLRHPRKRGGRERHKQEEGHVKSRHSETSARDRDAEKEFQSKSRLLTTLTPS; encoded by the exons ATGCTGATCTCTCACTACGCCAACGTCGTCATGAAAGGCTTAGTCAGCGACAAGTTCTTGTGCATGAATCCCCAGACGTCGGAGCTCTACAATAGGGTGAGTACGCACTTG TCCCAGGTACACAGCGACTGCTACATCCAGGAGGCTGTCCGCAACCTCAGCAGCTACATCGTTTACAGCTTCAAGGAGTGTCGGACCCCGGACAAGAAGAAGTGCTACCTGGGCATGTACCGCAACGGCACCATGCGGGCAGGCAACCAGGCCCGGCAGTCTCAGGGCACCGCGCAGTGGCTCACCGTCGAGGTCAAGCCAGAGGACGAGAAGAACGCGGAAGACGAGAAGGAGACCATCAGGAAGCAAGGCGGGTGGACCGCCCCTACCGCCACCCCgagcccccccacccccagacCGGTCAGCGAGAAGGAGCAGCGACGCAAACGGGTGAAGCGGTGGTGCCGTAACCTCAGCGTCATTCGCAAGAAGCCGGACAAGTTCGTCAAGAGGTGTAAGCGGAACTGTGACATTCTCCAGCGCATGATAGCCGACCCCGAGCGGTCCATGCGACACTGCCTCATCAGTCTCGTCAGGAGACGAATCCGCAACAAGGCCCGGAAGCGCGGAGGGCAGATGCTGGATGACAAGACACTTAAGAGAAAGAGTCGCGATCAAGCACAGCGCCTGTGGCCTCGCCGAGAGGAGATCTTCCGGAGGCTACGACATTTACGGCGCTGCAACCTGAAACATCGACGGCGACCGGGGCAAAAAAAGTACTCGTGCACCAAAAAGGAACTTCGTCGTCAcgaaagaaaaaatacaaaaaaaagaaggatgAGAAAGATAAGCCAATCAAAATCATCGACGACCCCTTCCGGGTCATCGGTCTCCTTGGGGTCAAGGTCGACCCCAAGGTCGAGGAGACGTCGCTTAAGGCACCCGCGGAAAAGAGGTGGTAGAGAAAGACACAAGCAAGAGGAGGGACATGTGAAAAGCAGACACTCAGAAACAAGTGCGCGAGACAGAGATGCAGAGAAAGAGTTTCAATCAAAAAGTAGACTGTTAACTACATTGACTCCTAGCTGA